In Candidatus Palauibacter soopunensis, the genomic stretch CGCTGGCCGGCCGCACGCTCCTTGAGTGGTGCTGGCGCGCCGCTTCGGCGATCCGCTCCTTCGACGGGGTCGTGATCGCGACGGACAGCGACGAGATCGAAGACTGCGCGCGGGGATTCGATGCGGAGGTCGTCCGCACCCGGCCGGACCACCCGTCCGGCACGGACCGGGTGGATGAAGCGGCCGACCTGCTCGGCGCGGCGGAGGATGACGTCGTCGTGAACTTCCAGGCGGACGAGCCGTTCGTGGACGGGGCCGCGGTCGAGGGCGCCGTGCGGAGAGCGCAGGAAGTCGCGACGATCGCGGCCCCGATCCGCGCGGAGGACGAGTGGCGGTCGCCGGCCGTGGTCAAGGTCGCCCGGGCCGCCGACGGAAGGGCGCTCTACTTCAGCCGCAGCCCCATCCCGTTCTCGCGGGACGAGTCGCCGGAGTTCGGCACCCGCGCGCGGCTGCGCCACGTCGGCGTGTACGCGTGCCGGCGCTCCGCACTCAAGCGGTGGGCGGCCCTGCCCGAATCCGAGCTCGAACGGGCCGAGCGGCTGGAACAGTTGCGGGCGCTCGAGGCGGGCATGCGGATCCACGTCGAACTCGGTCCGTGGACCGAGCCGGGAGTCGACCTTCCCGCCGACATCGCGCGGGCGGAACGGGTATTGTCCAGCAAGGAGGTGCGGGGATGACGGACGGCAAGTCGGCGACGAAGTACATCTTCATCACGGGAGGGGTCGTCTCCGCGCTGGGGAAGGGGATCACCGCGGCCTCGATCGGGCGCCTGCTCGTCGAGCGCGGCCTGCGCGTGACGATCCAGAAGTTCGATCCGTACCTCAACGTCGATCCGGGGACGATGTCGCCGTTCCAGCACGGCGAGGTCTACGTGACGGACGACGGGGCGGAGACCGACCTCGATCTCGGACACTACGAACGGTTCATCGACGAGTCGCTCTCGCAGGCGAACAACGTCACGACGGGCCGCGTCTACCAGGACATCATCACGAAGGAGCGGCGCGGCGACTTCCTCGGCGCCACGGTGCAGGTCATCCCGCACGTGACGGACGAGATCAAGATGGCGGTGCGGCGCCTGGCCAAGGGCCCCGATGTCGTGATCACCGAGATCGGCGGCACCGTCGGCGACATCGAGTCGCTCCCGTTCCTGGAGGCGATCCGCCAGTTCCGGCAGGATGTGGGGCGCGAGCACTCCCTCTTCATCCACCTCACGCTCGTCCCCTGGATCAACGCGTCCGGCGAACTGAAGACGAAGCCGACGCAGCACTCGGTGCGCGAACTCCTGAGCATCGGGATCCAGCCCGACCTGCTCGTGTGCCGGACGGAACACGACCTCGACGACGGGATCAAGAAGAAGATCGCGCGCTTCTGCAACGTGGAGGTGAACCGGGTCATCGAGTCGCGCGACGTGTCGACGATCTACGAACTCCCGCTCGCCTACCGCGCGCAGGAGGTGGACGACCGCATCTGCGAGCAGTTCGGGTTCGACACGCCTCCGCCCGACCTCGACAGCTGGAAGGCGATGGTGGACCGGATCAAGAACCCGGCGCACGGCAAGGTCCGGCTCTGCGTGGTGGGGAAGTACACGGAACTCGTGGATTCCTACAAGTCGATCGCGGAGGCCTTCGTCCACGGCGGCGCCGTGAACGATGTGGAGGTGGATGTCGAGTGGCGCTCCGCGGAGGATGTGGAGGCGCGCGGCACGGATTTCCTCGAACGCTTCCACGGCGTGCTCATCCCGGGCGGCTTCGGCGAGCGCGGCATTGACGGGATGCTGGACACGATACGGTACGTGCGGGAGCGCGACATCCCCTATTTCGGGATCTGTCTGGGTCTGCAGTGCGCGATCATCGAGTTCGCGCGCAACGTGTGCGGTCTCCCGGCCGCGCACTCGTCCGAGTTCGACCTGAGGACGAGCGATCCCGTGATCTCGCTCCTGGACTCGCAGCACCAGGTGACGGACATGGGCGGCACGATGCGGCTCGGCGCCTACCCGTGCCTGCTGCAGCCGGGGTCCCGGGCGCACGAGGTGTACGGCGCGGACGAGATCTCCGAGCGGCACCGCCACCGGTACGAAGTCAACCCGACCTATCGGGAGACGCTGGAACAGCAGGGGATGGTCTTCAGCGGCATGTCGCCGGACGGAGGGCTCGTCGAAATGCTCGAACTTCCCGAGCACCCCTACTTCCTCGCTACACAGTTTCACCCGGAACTCAAGTCGCGGCCCACCAAGGCTCACCCGCTCTTCGCGGCCTTCGTCGAGGCGGCGGTGACGCGGCGGGACGCGCTGCAGGACGGGCCCCGCGACTCGGCCGGCCGGGACCAGACGGGCGAGGAGTGGGCGGACTCGACATCGGCCCGGACGAACGGGGTCACGGTCGGAGGATGAATCCGGGGCGTCCCTCGTTCTTCTCGGGTCGCCAGCGCGCGGAATCCGGAACCCGCAGGAAGGCGTGGACATCGCTCTTTCTCATCGCGGGACCGTGCGTGATCGAGGACGACGCCCTGAACTTCGAGATCGCGGACCACCTCGCGGAACTCGGCGAGCGGCTCGACCTGCCCGTGACGTTCAAGGCCTCGTTCGACAAAGCGAACCGGAGCTCCGCGTCGTCTCCGCGGGGACCGGGTCTCGAAGAAGGGCTGGCCGCGCTCGCCCGGGTGCGCGACCGCTCCGGACTCCCTTTGCTCACCGACGTTCACCTTCCCGAGCAGGCGGCGCACGCGGCGGCGGTCGTGGACGCGCTCCAGATTCCCGCCTTCCTCTGCCGGCAGACGGATCTGCTGCGGGCGGCGGCCGCCACGGGACGGCCGGTGAGCGTCAAGAAGGGGCAGTGGATGGCCCCGGAAGATGTCGGCGGCGTGATCGGGAAGCTCCGCGAGGCAGGGGCACGGGAGATGGCGGTGACGGAACGCGGGTTCGCCTTCGGCTACGGGCGTTGGATCGTGGACATGCGGAGTTTCGCCATCATGCGCGAGGCGACGGGCTGCCCGACGGTGTTCGACGCGTCCCACGCCGTGCAGTTGCCGGGCGGAGAAGGGGCGCGGAGCGGCGGGGAGCCGGAACACATCGGGCGCCTCGCGGCGGCGGCGGTGGCGGCCGGGGCCGATGGTCTCTTCGTCGAGGTGCACCCGGATCCGGCCGCGGCGCCTTCCGACGGGTCCAACATGCTGCCGCTCGCCGAACTTGAACGTGTCGTGGAAGGGGCGATGCGCGTCCGCGAGGTCGTGGCGGCCTGAGAGCCCGGTCCCCGTGAACTCGAGACCCCCGATGGATCGCCGGCTGGCAGAGTCCGTTCGCTTCGTGTCCCTCGACGTGGACGGTGTGCTCACGGACGGTTCGATCTGGGTGGGCGCGGACTCCGCCCTCAGTGCCCCGCGGGATCTGCGCCGCTTTCACGCCCTCGATGGCCTGGCGATCCGCATGATGCAGCGAGCCGGATTCGTGGTCGCGTTCCTCAGCGGCAAGCGATCGGCCGCCGTCCGCCTACGGGCGCGGGAGCTGGATATCGCGGAGGTTTCGCTCGGTTCCCGAAAGGGAAAGCTTTCGGCCCTTCGGGGTATGCTCGCGCGACGCGGTTGCACTTGGGACCAGGCGGCGCACCTTGGCGACGACCTTACGGACCTGGCCGTCATGGAACGGGTGGGGTTGCCGGCGGCCGTCGTCGGCGCCGTGCCCGAGGTCCGGGCCGCCGCGGCGTGGGTGGGGACGGTGCCCGGTGGAGAAGGGGCCGTGCGCGAATTCGCGGAGGCCCTGCTCGTCGCGCGAGGGGAGTGGGACCGCCTGGTGACGGAGTTTCGGGAAGGAGGACGGTTTGCGGGTTGAAAGGAGGGGCCGCGCGCGCCGCGACGGCGCGCTCAGTCTGTTCGTCCGGGTTTCGCTGCTGCCTCTCCTGGCCGCGTGCGGGTCCGACGATGCGCCTCCGACCGCGAGCGAACCGTTGCCCGAAGGGGTGGATACCGCCGTGCGAGGGATGCGGACGTTCGTCACGCGCGACGGAATCCGGCGTGCCGTGGTGGAAGCCGACACGGCGGAATGGCGCGAGGACAACGAGATTCACCTGCGGCGGATGACGTTGACGTTCTTCGATCCGAACGGATTGGAATCGACCGAGGTGACCGCGGAGTTCGGAGTCTTCCATCAACTCACCGGCGATCTCGAGGCAGAGCGGCAGGTGGTCGTGGAGGACCGCGTGGACGACCAGCGTCTCGAGACGGAGCGCCTCCGGTATCGGAACCTGGACGGTCGCCTGTTTGGCGATACTGCGTTTCGGTTCCTGCAGACGGTCGAGGGTCTGACGCTCGAGGGGACGGCGTTCGAGTCGGACCCCGCGCTCGACTCGCTCGTCCTCCTGAATCAGGAGGGAGAGATGCTGCCCGTGGCCGCCTTCTCGGAGGCGGTCCCCCTGCCGGCGGTTCCGGCCGGGGACACGGCGGGAGTTGGCGCGGCGCCCGCCGCCGGAGAGGAAGTCGCGGGAGAGCAGGTCGCGGACGAACCGGCGCCGGCGGATTCGGCGGCGGCACAGGTCGACCCGGAGGCGCCCCCCGCGCAGGATTCCGCGGCGGCAGCGGACAGCGTGACGGCGGTGCCCGACACGACGGTCCTTCCGGACAGCCTGGAAACACCGCCCGATACCGCGGCGGCGGTCCTTCCGGACAGCCTCGGGACACCACCCGATACGACGGCGGCGATCCTTCCGGACAGCCTCGAGGCACCACCCGATACGATGGCGGCGGCGCGCCGGTGACTCGCGGGTGCATCGGGTTTGCGAGCTGCCTCGCGGCGGCGGCATGGCTCGCCGGCCCCATCGTCGCGCAGGAGCCCGAAGCCGGCGTCGGGTCGGCGCTCGACCGGTGCAGCCTCCGGTGGCGCCCCCTCGAAGCCGACACGAGGAGCGTGACGAACCGCGACGTGACCGGCGCGCACGTTACGGTTCTCAGCGGCCGGTACCTTTGGACCTGCGGGACCGCCACGATGGAGGCGGACAGCGCGATAAAGCGCGACGGTCCCCGGCAGGTCGAGCTCCTCGGCGGGGTCGTCTACGAAGATTCGATAAGGACGCTGAAGTCGGAACGGCTCCTCTACTTTCAACTTTCCGACTTCATCATCGCCGAGGAAAACGTCGAACTCGTCCGTCTGACGGATCATTCCACGCTCCTCGGTCCCCGCGTGGAGTTCCTGCGGGCCGTCTCCGGCATCGACGCCGTCACGACCGCCCCGGGGAGGCCGACCGTTACGTTCTATCCGACGAACACCGAGTCGCCGGAGCCGTTCGAGATCGAATCGGAACTGGCCATTTTCGCCGGTGAGGACGAGGCCCGCTTCTACGGGGATGCGGTCATAGCTCGCAGCGATCTGAACGCCCAGGCGGACAGCGCCATGCTCACTCGCGCCGATGGCCTCGGCGTCCTGTGGGGCGAGCCGTGGATCGAGGCCGAAGGGATCCGGCTGGAGGGCGATTCGATACGGTTCGTTTCGCAGAACGAGGAACTCGAAGAAATCCACGCCATCGGCGACGGCTATGCGTCGGGGGAGAGATTCGAGGTGGCGGCGGAGCTGGTCGACATCGATCTGGCGAATCGCGAGGTGGAGCAGGTGCAGGCGCACGGGGAGGGAGTGAGCCGGGCGCTCTCCGGCAGCCACGAGCTTCGCGGTGATTCGATTCACTTCGTGATGTACGCGGGTCAGATCGACACTGCGTATGCGGTGGGCAGCGCGGTCGCGGTCCAGCGCGACTCGTCATGGGCGGTGCCGCCCGGGCCGGAGGCCGCTGTGGGCGATTCCGCCGCCGCCGACTCAACCGCCACCGATACGACGACTCCGGATTCGACCGCCACCGATACGACGGCTGCCGCCCCGGACACCACGGCTGCCGCCGCTCCGGACACCGCCGCGGTCCCCGCGCCGGACACGGTCGCAGCAGCCGCCCAGGACACGGTCGCAGCCGCCGCCCAGGACACGGTCGCAGCCGCCACCCAGGACACGGTCGCAGCCGCCACCCGGGACACCGCAGCCGCCGCCCAGGACACCGCCGCCGCAGCCGCCTCGAACACCACCGAAGCGGAGGCGGACGACGACGGGCCCGCGGAGATCGAACTGCCGACCGACGGTTCCGCGAACTGGGCGCGCGGCGATACGCTCATCGCCGTATTCGAGCGCTCCGCCGCCCCGGCCACGGACTCGGTGCCCGCGCCCGACCCGTTCATGCAGCAACTCGTGCTCGACGGGAATGCAAGCGCCTTCTACAGGATGGTCCGGGATTCGACGACGAGCGCGCGACCATCGCTGAACTACCTCGTGGCGCGGCGCATCCAGGTGGACTTCGAGGCGGGGGAACCGACGGGGGTCGAGGGGGAACACGCGATCGGCGCCTACCTGGAACCGCGGGAAGCGTTCGGGACGCCCTCGCCGGCGGATAGCGCGGCAGTGGCCGACAGCGCAGCCGTGGCCGACAGCACGACGGCGCCACCCGATACAGTCGCCGCACCCCCGGACACCGTGAGCCGGCGCGGGCACTCCCGCAGCCCGGATGTGCAGCTTGCTTTGCGTAACCGCCAACCGGGACGGGAGCGGCGCGCGACGCCCGGCGCGCTTCCGGCCCTCAGACCCGGGAGATCCCGTTGAGCAGTGTATTGCGGGCCGAAGGCCTCGTCCGCTCCTTCAAGCGGCGCTGCGTCGTAAACCAGGTGGAGATCGAGGTGCGGCAGGGAGAGGTTGTCGGACTGCTCGGCCCGAACGGGGCGGGGAAGACGACGACCTTCTACATGATCGTCGGCCTGCTCAAGGCGGATGAGGGACGTGTCTACCTCGATCGCGACGAACTCACGAGCTGGCCCATGTACCGGCGGGCGCGAGCCGGCATCGGCTATCTCCCTCAGGAGGCGTCGGTCTTCCAGAAACTCACCGTGGAACAGAACGTGATGGCGATTCTCGAGACCATCAAGATGTCGCGGCAGGAGCGGCGCGACCGCCTCGAGGAGTTGCTCGACGAACTATCCATCAAGCACCTTCGGGCGAACAAGGCCTATTCGCTCTCCGGGGGGGAGCGGCGGCGGCTGGAGATCACTCGGGCACTGGCGACCCGACCCAAGTTCCTGCTGCTCGACGAACCCTTCACCGGGGTCGACCCGATTGCGATCGACGACATCCAGCGCATCGTGCGGGGCCTGCGGGACAAGGGTCTGGGGGTTCTCATCACCGACCACAACGTGCGCGAGACGCTGTCGATCACGGACCGCGCGTACCTGCTGTTCGAGGGCAAGATCCTGGTGCACGGCGAGGCGGACCACCTCGTGAACGATCCGGAAGCCCGGCAACTGTACCTCGGGGAGGACTTCAGGCTCTGAACATGGCACCGGGACGGCCGAGTCTCGCCGCGGGCCTCCACCTGCGGCAGGAACAGAAGGCGCAGCCTCGCCTCTACCAGGCGATGGACCTTCTGCACATGCCGCTGCTCGATCTTCAGGGTCACCTGCAACAGGCGCTCGTCGACAACCCGTTCCTCGACCTCGTGGAACCCGGCGACGAGCCGGACGACGCCGGCGACGACCGGGACGCCCTGGCCGAGGATGCGGGAGACGACCGCGTGGAGGAGGCGGACGAGGTAGACTGGGAGGATGTCCTCCTCGACGACTTCGATGCGGGCGGGCGGCACGAGGAATACGGCGACCGGGAGTTCTACACGCCCGCGGCGGCCGCCACGCCGACGCTCTGGGATCACCTGCACGAGCAGTTGAACCTGCTCCGTCTCGGCGCGCGCCAACTGCGGATCGGCGAGGAGATCATCGGCAACGTGGACCGCGACGGGTTCCTCTCGTGCTCGCTCGACCGGATTGTCGAGGCGCTGGACGAGGTCTCACGGGAGGAAGTCGAGGGGATGCTCGCCCGGATCCAGTCGTTCGAACCGAGCGGCATTGCGGCGCGAGACCTGCGCGAAACGCTCCTGCTGCAGTTGCGGGATCGCGGGCGGGAACGGTCGCTGGCCTACCGGATCGTCGACGGGCACTTCGACGATCTTGCGAATCGCCGATGGCCCGAACTGGCGGAAGAGTACGGCATCACGCCGCGCGAAGTGCAGACCGCGGCGGACGAGATCGCGAAGCTCGATCCCAAACCCGGTCTCAGGTTTGCGGACACGTCGGACTCCTACGTCATCCCGGATCTGACGGTGGAGAAGGTCCAGGGGCGGTATCGCGTCTCGCACGCCGACACGTCGCTGCCGCGGTTGAAGCTCTCGCCCGTCTACCGGGACGTGGCTGCGGATCGCGCCCGGTTCCAGGGGGAAAACAAGGCGTTCATCTCGGAAAGGCTGAACAGCGCCCGCTGGTTGATTCAGGCGATCGAGCAGCGCCGGCAGACGATGCTGAAGGTGATGGATTTCATCGTCGAACGGCAGCACGACTTCTTCGAAAAGGGCGTCGAACACCTGCGGCCGCTCACGCTGCGCGATGTGGCGAAGCACATCGAGATGCACGAATCCACCGTCTCTCGCGTGACCAACGGCAAGTACGTCCAGACGCCGCGCGGACTCTATCCGCTCAAGTTCTTCTTTTCGGGCGGCTATTCGACGCTCGAGGGAGAGGACCTGTCGTCGGAGGGGGTACGTGCGCGGATCCGCAAGCTGGTGACGGAAGAGGACCCGACGGCGCCGCTCAGCGATCACGAGATCACCGCCCGCCTGCAGAAGGCGGGCGTTCGGATCGCCCGCCGTACGGTGGCGAAGTACCGCGACCAGCTCGGCATCCTCTCGGCGCGGTTGCGCAGGCGCGTATGAGCGATCCGAGAATCTCGGTCATCGTTCCGGCTTACGACGAAGCCGAGAACATGCCCGAACTGTTCGCGGAACTCGCGGCGACGTTCGCGGAGCACGATCTCGCGGCCGAGGTCGTCCTGGTCGACGATGGTTCCGGCGATGGGACGGCGGAGGCCGCGGAGGAGTCGGCCGCGCGGGCCGGGCTGGGCGGCGGAGCCGTCGTGCTGCGGCATCGGGCGAACCGGGGGAAGACGGAGGCGATGCTCACGGCCGCCGCGGCCGCCCGCGGGGAGTATCTCGTCCTCTTCGACGCGGATCTGCAGCATTCCACGGAGGAGATTCCGCGCTTCGCGGCGATGCTGGAGGAGGGGTATGACCTCGTCGCGGGCCGCAAGGTGGGGCGCTACGAGAAACGCTTCACCTCGTCCCTCTACAACCGGCTCGCGCGCGCGATCTTCAAGGTGCCCGTTCGCGATCTCAACTCCATGAAGGCGTTCCGCGCCGACGTCCTCACGGGGCTGAGGCTGCGGCACGACTGGCACCGCTATTTCGTCGTGCTCGCCCATGCCAGGGGATACCGGCTCGGCGAACTGGACATCGACCTCCTCCCGCGACGGCACGGCGAGCCCAAGTTCTCGGGGCGCCGGCGCATCCTGATCGGGATGCTGGACATGGTCTCCGTGTGGTTCCAGCTCGTGTTCGGGCGCAAGCCGCTGCTCTTCTTCGGCACCAGCGGCCTCGCGATGATCGCGGCGGGCTGCCTCACCGGGCTGGCCGCGCTCGTGCTGCGCTTCGGGTTCGGCCTCGGGTATCGTCCGCTGCTCACGCTCGTGCTTCTCCTGGTCGTGGGAGGCCTCCTCCTCTTCGTCCTCGGCTTCCTCGCGGAGACGATGGCGCAACTGCGGGACGAGATCGAGGACCTCAAGCGCGGCGGAAGCCCGTGAAGGTGGTTCATGTCGTCACGGCCTTCCCGCGCCACGACGACGACGTGATCACCCCCTGGCTCGGAAGACTGTTGCTCGGCCTGCGCCAACGGGGCCTGGAGGTCGGCGTGCTGGCGCCCGCGTACCGCGGCGGGGGCGCCACGGAGTGGCGGGGCATCCCGGTGCACCGCTTCCGGTACGCCCCGGCCCGGCTCGAAACCCTCACGCACGAGGAGACCGCGCCGGACCGCCTTCGCCGCCGGCCGGCCTACGCCGCGCTTCTACCCGGGTACATGCTGGGCGGCAGCCTGGCGTCGATCGGCCTCGGAGCATCGTCGCCCCCCGACGTGATCCATGTGCACTGGCCGGTTCCGCATGGCTGGTTCGGCGCCCTGGCGCGAGCGTCATCCGAGCGGACGGCGGTGGTCTCGAGCTTCTATTCCGTCGAGATCCGCTGGATCGAACGTCGTCTCCGCTGGGCCGTGCCGTTCCTGCGCTGGTCGATCGAGAGTGCCGACGCCGTGACGGCGATCTCGACCGCGACGGCGGCGGCCGTGGCCCGGTACACGTCGCGCGAAGTGCCCGTGATTCCCTTCAGCGCGGCCATATCCGGCCGGGCGCTACCCGACGGCGGCACCGTCGAGGCCCGACCGATGGAGCGCGCGGGGCCGGTGCGACTGCTGTTCGTGGGCCGCCTTGTGGAGCGGAAGGGCGTGCATATCCTGATACGGGCACTGGCCCGCGTCCGGGAGCGCGTCGACGCGACCCTCACGGTGATCGGTGATGGGCCCCGGGCCTCCCGACTGGAAGCCGAGGCCCGCCGGGTCGGCGTCGACCCGTTCGTACGCTTCGCGGGCCGGGTCGATGAGGCAGCGCTGGGCGAGGCGTACCGAACGAGCGATCTTTTCGTCCTGCCGGCGATCGTGGACGGCAAGGGCGACACGGAGGGGCTCGGCGTGGTCCTCCTCGAAGCGCTCGAATTCGGGCTGCCCCTGATCGCGTCCGATGTCGGCGGCATCCCGGACATCGTAAGGCACGGCGAGACGGGCCTGCTCGTGCCGCCGGGCGACGCCGGCGCGCTGGGCGACGCCATCGTGCGGGTCGTCGAGGACCCCGCCGCAGCACGGGACCGGGTCGAGAGAGGAAGAGCGCACATGCGCGAACACTTCGGGCTGCCGGGCGTCGTGGACCGCCTCCTGGCGTGCTACGGTGCAGCCCTCTCTCGGCGCGGTGGCCCGGGTTCGCAAGGCATCCGGCGATGAGCGACCCTCGTACGGCCGAGGGCGGCGGATTCGTCCGGGACGCCTTCGGGCTCACGGCGCTTGGATTTGCGTTCGTCCACCTGCTGCTTGGCCTGTTGGTCTTCGAGCCCACTCTTTTTCCCGGTGGAGACAACGCGGGCTATCTCATTCTCGGCGACGCGCTCCGGAGCGGAGAGGGCTATCGCGACCTGCACCTTCCCGGGACGCCGCTGCACGCCAGATACCCTCCGTTGCTGCCGCTGATGCTCGCCGGCCTGGGGTGGATCGGAGGCGTGCACGTGGCCAAAGTCGCCATTCTCCTGACGACGGCCACGACCGTGTGGGCCACCGCGCATTTCGGGCGGCAATGGATAGGGGGCGGGCCGGCCCTCACGGCAGCGGGCCTGCTTGCGGTGAATCCGACTTTGCTGGAGTACGGTCACTATGTGCTCAGCGAAGGACCGTTCGTGCTGCTGATCGTTGTGGCTCTCTGGCTATCGCGGCGGGATGATGGGCGAGGGGTGTTACTCGCGATGGGTGCCGCCGTCGGGGCCTTCGCGACGCGTACTGCCGGCATGACAGTGTTGATGGCCCTGCCGTTGGCATGGCTTCTCGCGCGGCAGTACCGGAGGGCGGCGTGGACGATGCTTGTGGCTGTGGGCACGCTTGCCGCTTGGGCACTCTATCAGCGCTGGGCGGCCGCGGATCAGCCCGGATACCTTGCCGTTCTCCTCCTTGTCGACCCGTACTCGCCGGAGGCGGGGGCGGTGAGTTTTGCCGGCCTCATCGAGCGAGCAGCCCAGAACTTCTGGGCTCACGTGAGCCGCGTGCTCCCCGACATCCTGCTGGGTCCGGGAGACGGCCCGGCCGGCGGCCGGGCCATTCTCGGCGTGACGGCGGCGGCAGCGGCCCTGCTTCGGTGGACGAGCGCAGCCCGCGGTCGCCTCGGGGCTCCGGAGATCTTCGCGGTCCTGTACGCCGGCCTCATCGTTCTCTGGCCGTCGGTATGGACGGACCGGCGTTTCCTGCTTCCGCTGCTGCCCGTAGTCCTGTTGCTGGCTCTCTCGGCACTTTGGCGGCTTCCCCTCCGCCCCGAAGTCCGGTGGCTGCGTTTGGCGGTCCCCGTGGTTATCGCGATATTCGGGGTCACCTGGGCCGCGAACGTGATCCCCGGCCGCGTTGCCTGTATCGCGTCCTACCGCGCGGATCGTCCATGCGATGTGCCGGCCTCGTCGAGCCTTTATGCCTCGGCGCGCTGGGCTCAAGAGAACACGCTGCCCGAAGCGGTCATCGCCAATCGCAAGCCGCGTCTCTTCTATTGGTATTCTCGCCGGCGCGGGGATGTGTATCCGTTCTCGGCCGATGCGGCGACCGTCATGGAAGGCCTCGACGCGATGGGGGCCAGCTACGTGGTTGTGGACCAGGTGAGCGGGACGACCGGGCGATACCTGATCCCGGCCATTCGCGCTTTTCCGAGCCGTTTCGAAGCGGTCTATGAGGGAGGGGAGCCCGTTACCGCGATCCTGCGCTTGCTGCCGGCTACGGCGGACATCGAATGAAGCAGCGTGAGAGTGGAGGTTCGCGCACGTGGGAGACCCCTGACGGGACCGCGGCGGGGATACACGACTATCCCGGCAGAGATCTCGAGGCGATGTCCTCGGCCGTCCGCTACCACCGTGACATTCTCCGCATCTTCTCGCCGTATCTCGGAGACCGGATTCTGGAGGTCGGCGCGGGCAGCGGGAACATCTCGGAGTTGATTCTCGAGCGGCAACCGTCTCACCTCTACGCGCTGGAGCCGAGCGACGGGATGTATGAGCTTCTCCGCGAACGATTGCGCGGAAGCCTGAACGCGACGGTCCACCACTCCCTCCTCTCGGACTTCCTCGAAGCCGAGAACACGGCCGGAGTGGATTCCGTGGTGAGCGTCAACGTTCTGGAGCACGTTCAGGATGATGTCGGAGAGCTGGCGAGGATGCGCACGGCCCTCCGCCCGGGGGGCTACCTGTGCCTCTGGGTCCCGGCGTTACCCGCGCTCACCAGCCGCTTTGATCGATCGCTGGGGCACTTCAGGAGATACCGCAAACGAGACGTCCTGCAGAAGCTCGAACGGACCGGTTTTGCTCCAGTCCGTCTCGCGTACCGGGACATCATCGGAATGCTCGCGTGGTTCGTGGTCTGCCGCCTCCTGCGCCAGGAACTGAGCCCCGGAAAGGTGGGGCTGTACGACCGGTTGGTGATGCCGGTCACGGGCGTCTGCGGCCGCTGGCTGAACCCGCCGCTCGGCAAGAACCTCATGGCGATCGCTCGCAGACCCTGATGGACTCCTCCAAGCGCGCGGGAGGCCGGGACTACACGGTCTGGTGGTTCCTTGGCGGGGCCGCGCTCGTCACGCTGTTCTTCTACCGCGACTTCGTTTTCCATCCGGAGCGGCTCCTCTACGGGTCGGACATGCTGTTCGAGGGGATTTCGCTACGCCGGTTCTACGTGGACGAGATCCTGGCGGGTCGCGGCGTCCCGCTCTGGGTCCCGCACGTCTACGGAGGGATGCCGTTCGTGGCGATCCTGCCCGGGCCCATCTTCTATCCGTCGACCATCCTCTACTTCCTTCTGCCGCTGCACCGGGCCATCGGCTGGACCTTCGTCCTGCACACGTTTCTGAGCGGGGCGTTCGGCTACTTCCTCGGGCGTTCGTTCCGGCTCCGGCCCGCCTCCGCCGCGGTGTGCGGAGCTTCGTTCCTCCTCGCAGGCTATGTCACGTCCCACCTGTTCGGGGGACAGGATGGGCGGATGTTCACGAT encodes the following:
- the rpoN gene encoding RNA polymerase factor sigma-54; amino-acid sequence: MAPGRPSLAAGLHLRQEQKAQPRLYQAMDLLHMPLLDLQGHLQQALVDNPFLDLVEPGDEPDDAGDDRDALAEDAGDDRVEEADEVDWEDVLLDDFDAGGRHEEYGDREFYTPAAAATPTLWDHLHEQLNLLRLGARQLRIGEEIIGNVDRDGFLSCSLDRIVEALDEVSREEVEGMLARIQSFEPSGIAARDLRETLLLQLRDRGRERSLAYRIVDGHFDDLANRRWPELAEEYGITPREVQTAADEIAKLDPKPGLRFADTSDSYVIPDLTVEKVQGRYRVSHADTSLPRLKLSPVYRDVAADRARFQGENKAFISERLNSARWLIQAIEQRRQTMLKVMDFIVERQHDFFEKGVEHLRPLTLRDVAKHIEMHESTVSRVTNGKYVQTPRGLYPLKFFFSGGYSTLEGEDLSSEGVRARIRKLVTEEDPTAPLSDHEITARLQKAGVRIARRTVAKYRDQLGILSARLRRRV
- a CDS encoding class I SAM-dependent methyltransferase — its product is MKQRESGGSRTWETPDGTAAGIHDYPGRDLEAMSSAVRYHRDILRIFSPYLGDRILEVGAGSGNISELILERQPSHLYALEPSDGMYELLRERLRGSLNATVHHSLLSDFLEAENTAGVDSVVSVNVLEHVQDDVGELARMRTALRPGGYLCLWVPALPALTSRFDRSLGHFRRYRKRDVLQKLERTGFAPVRLAYRDIIGMLAWFVVCRLLRQELSPGKVGLYDRLVMPVTGVCGRWLNPPLGKNLMAIARRP
- a CDS encoding glycosyltransferase, with amino-acid sequence MSDPRISVIVPAYDEAENMPELFAELAATFAEHDLAAEVVLVDDGSGDGTAEAAEESAARAGLGGGAVVLRHRANRGKTEAMLTAAAAARGEYLVLFDADLQHSTEEIPRFAAMLEEGYDLVAGRKVGRYEKRFTSSLYNRLARAIFKVPVRDLNSMKAFRADVLTGLRLRHDWHRYFVVLAHARGYRLGELDIDLLPRRHGEPKFSGRRRILIGMLDMVSVWFQLVFGRKPLLFFGTSGLAMIAAGCLTGLAALVLRFGFGLGYRPLLTLVLLLVVGGLLLFVLGFLAETMAQLRDEIEDLKRGGSP
- a CDS encoding glycosyltransferase → MKVVHVVTAFPRHDDDVITPWLGRLLLGLRQRGLEVGVLAPAYRGGGATEWRGIPVHRFRYAPARLETLTHEETAPDRLRRRPAYAALLPGYMLGGSLASIGLGASSPPDVIHVHWPVPHGWFGALARASSERTAVVSSFYSVEIRWIERRLRWAVPFLRWSIESADAVTAISTATAAAVARYTSREVPVIPFSAAISGRALPDGGTVEARPMERAGPVRLLFVGRLVERKGVHILIRALARVRERVDATLTVIGDGPRASRLEAEARRVGVDPFVRFAGRVDEAALGEAYRTSDLFVLPAIVDGKGDTEGLGVVLLEALEFGLPLIASDVGGIPDIVRHGETGLLVPPGDAGALGDAIVRVVEDPAAARDRVERGRAHMREHFGLPGVVDRLLACYGAALSRRGGPGSQGIRR